One genomic segment of Borrelia miyamotoi includes these proteins:
- a CDS encoding SpiroCoCo family coiled-coil protein produces MVDFVTILINLLLVFIILFIYRQYDRRSRALDKIKKFIDIAKDNLEDFIDEKTKEINNLAVDMEAYQRSSIEIIKRIDEVQQKIKNKSNDFAEVEKKIAYHDSMLKELDDMALKVQDNIQRLQMDGKIVDKLSKTLKNFNTQIDSVDSRLSTVFEKFDKTNRENLEAIKIESWDKFDNTIKEFSVRVDNLDRDLISYQESLVMLEERKIEMLDRGNEKLESEFKTFLLKMESSIDNYDKSMKDSFIIYENKCKSIENSLDLIMEQAKTKINDKEDFILTRLNEELQIKFDEVFMYVDERSNQMRNKLEGKLKLIDDEISSVSSVFKDNTYSRLNSLEETIKQEMRQYEEQFADILEQFRVQVESNVGDIYKEYGIKINQFDQNIKERIERSLENANLRIESVQSNVLTLLDGFERDSNRIYVEFKEKVKGDIDNFNENIFSRVNNVGGELELRISNVTTDIKDKISKLDNRVYSDLEKINERFVSGYSYLDTSISSKYETLLETLKLKSGELETQLENSYKNVTDKFDRSINDFTFKYDERFNKISERSDSDYQNFEITSKKIKEGISSLNDLLVKDFETLRRDFESNLNNVVTDINHELSDLKSRYGEDIGEFIRQMESSKLQHEHWQREVNSNLENVKFDLSRTNEEFLNLIEVQRTKGKELSENIFNELSEHIQKKAMDMHNNWKNELIVLNKSLLDIKISSEDLLLSVSSKIESFEKDVGERLEYVTLKTEDFESSILDKYKELRDMSYNNSEGILSGVKDFIDNQAEIIHDKVIIMLNELNEGFSNREELIKEKIEELDYRVKDFKVECEDVLNKIRSDLDGFIESRVQKVSEIKIDNQKQIDDFLNRLSEDILSKRDILNGEIDSKLNDWQGKLSEISVNVENVLSSGKIDITSIDSEITLKIGELKTTFESLEGYYLEKIDEFRNQGNVYSDELLKNIMNHFDADTKQLEESLSKKFATVLKRSEEFVKEVDSLLNDKRTDITSFQSSIDITIDSLNSRFNDVGREINEKYNKVISDSREYSEILANKLENEIGYDIENLNRRLADKIDVLSKNMDESLESFKSSFDVSKYQVENFEIKLKDIIEEEELRIGALLKEVEQQYRIRREEAIDYRRNIDNDIAQLREHFVEVINELKNNIEDKSDFLNDLYKERFKIIENNFDERYLAFFIESEGAISKIRDEIYKILADNDEHLKTKISDMEHHFEMIEERSKEILELEEDLGKRIQENNSRIYHQFDTIKSGIEEEMKAQFDMCMMKATASIDDEIKKYEHGINERISALQLIENSFAMIEKDLKAKISESHSELGKILDLRYSDIEDKYDERHLLIEKKIDDKTNSIDEMIAEKYAELEGKYDERHLLIEKKIDDKTNSIDEMIAEKYAELEGKYDERHLLIEKKIDDKTNSIDEMIAEKYAELEGKYDERHLLIEKKIDDKTNSIDEMIAEKYAELEGKYDKRHLLIEKKMDDRTNSIDEMIAEKYAELEGKYDERHLLIEKKIDDKTNSIDEMIANKYAELDSKYFNMHLDMENRLNTCVSELSAELFHSSEKMDSEIKEQLRTLGELKVNLSNIEGDVLKLKEDSYHNVSSHLKLLEEDFCEDLKTRSENLKTSLEKFVTFSEQRIGDLEKDIMKSLEDKTVLLHNFKIEIDRELMLNKESLCSEFNKEFDIRKQDAESKIILMETDVTNRIDEFIRLVDNRQNSVDSWFLKIKDDMTSWQENTYKDLEEQAGITKRNLIEIKSDVSTIESGLEIVRGSVKQRAKEIFDRLNGDIEEFENRSYLNLKNISDNVQDKVLNIETFMDSKIRSIDDKISSLVEEIATQVEIKFLSQQKDIEDKIIETNEKLEYELNLMTSKIDEEKQKISSKFLSDKDSFESQVKLMQDDIWRISEKLNTYRVDIERTIRENYDSFSSSVKEEYVAFENEIKNSMHYSEEDIKSLKDSLRVQVNSIESEFKDTYNQMIKGIDENISQLKLKVLNYDSDLSHFIDDMKDNLIVYKADLREELDSRYATISAKLENFKKLEIELHRNNEILKEVYYFKDNLEKLRENLAKEINLVQVYKDNFEDISREIEDIKGKSSDVVKVFNDLKMHQMDIQEIKRDLGQFLEFYASFKERYKKFTESYDEIQIYKTKLREIKEEQHSILDNYDRISNKDSILKSTLESVDKNFDLISEIEDRMQALLKESAGFQQSLVDLRDIMSELLINKDLSQEVLNNVQTLKEMVGEIENKLEHTRDIREKVAKSETRLENLNIAAEERIKTLGILVKTESKYKDNVGLNNETVRDSVIKLMRQGWSVLEISRATKLSVGEVELILELGISNKSDD; encoded by the coding sequence ATGGTAGATTTTGTAACCATTTTGATTAATCTCTTATTGGTTTTTATAATTTTATTTATTTATAGGCAGTATGATAGACGTTCAAGAGCTTTAGATAAGATTAAAAAATTTATCGATATTGCTAAGGATAATCTTGAAGATTTTATTGATGAGAAGACAAAAGAGATTAATAATCTTGCTGTTGATATGGAGGCATATCAACGTTCTAGTATAGAGATCATAAAAAGAATAGATGAAGTTCAGCAAAAAATTAAAAATAAAAGTAATGATTTTGCAGAAGTTGAAAAGAAAATAGCTTATCACGATTCCATGCTGAAAGAGCTAGATGACATGGCCCTTAAGGTACAAGACAATATACAAAGACTTCAAATGGATGGAAAAATAGTAGATAAACTTTCAAAAACCTTAAAGAATTTTAATACTCAGATTGATTCTGTTGATTCTAGATTAAGTACAGTTTTTGAAAAGTTTGATAAGACAAATAGGGAAAATCTTGAGGCAATCAAGATTGAGAGTTGGGATAAATTTGATAATACTATTAAAGAATTTAGTGTGAGAGTAGATAATCTGGACAGAGATCTTATTTCTTATCAAGAATCTTTGGTAATGCTTGAAGAGAGAAAGATAGAAATGTTAGATAGGGGTAACGAAAAGCTTGAGAGTGAGTTTAAGACGTTTTTGCTTAAGATGGAATCTAGTATAGATAATTATGATAAATCAATGAAGGATTCTTTTATTATATATGAAAATAAATGTAAATCAATCGAAAATTCCCTTGATCTTATTATGGAACAAGCTAAGACTAAGATTAATGATAAAGAAGATTTTATTTTAACCAGATTGAATGAAGAGCTACAGATAAAGTTTGATGAAGTCTTTATGTATGTTGATGAGCGTTCCAATCAGATGAGAAATAAACTTGAAGGCAAATTGAAATTAATAGATGATGAAATTTCTTCTGTCAGTTCTGTTTTTAAGGACAATACCTATTCTAGATTGAATTCTCTTGAAGAGACTATAAAACAAGAAATGAGACAGTATGAAGAGCAATTTGCAGATATTTTGGAGCAATTTAGAGTTCAAGTTGAATCTAATGTTGGAGATATTTATAAAGAATATGGTATTAAGATAAATCAATTTGATCAAAACATAAAAGAGAGAATAGAACGTAGTTTAGAAAATGCTAATTTGAGAATAGAAAGTGTTCAGAGTAACGTTTTAACATTGCTTGATGGCTTTGAAAGAGATTCTAATAGAATATATGTTGAATTTAAGGAAAAAGTTAAAGGGGATATTGATAATTTTAATGAGAATATATTTTCAAGGGTTAATAATGTTGGAGGTGAGTTGGAATTAAGGATTTCAAATGTTACCACAGATATTAAAGATAAGATCTCCAAGTTGGATAATAGAGTATACTCAGATCTTGAAAAAATAAATGAAAGATTTGTTAGTGGCTATTCATATTTAGATACTAGTATTAGTTCAAAGTATGAAACTCTCTTAGAAACTTTGAAATTAAAAAGTGGTGAATTAGAGACTCAGCTGGAAAATAGTTATAAAAATGTGACAGATAAGTTTGATCGTTCTATTAATGATTTTACTTTTAAGTATGATGAAAGATTTAATAAAATCTCTGAGAGATCAGATTCTGATTATCAAAATTTTGAAATTACTAGCAAAAAGATAAAAGAAGGTATAAGTTCTTTAAATGATTTGTTGGTTAAAGATTTTGAGACTTTAAGAAGAGATTTTGAATCCAATTTGAATAATGTGGTTACTGATATTAATCATGAGTTATCTGATTTAAAGAGTCGTTATGGAGAGGATATAGGTGAATTTATTAGGCAAATGGAATCTAGCAAGTTGCAGCATGAACATTGGCAAAGGGAAGTAAATTCTAATTTAGAAAATGTTAAGTTTGATTTAAGTAGAACAAATGAAGAATTTTTAAATTTGATTGAAGTTCAAAGAACAAAAGGAAAAGAACTTAGTGAGAATATTTTCAATGAACTCTCAGAACATATTCAAAAGAAAGCAATGGACATGCATAATAATTGGAAAAATGAGCTTATTGTTTTAAACAAATCTTTACTTGATATTAAGATTTCAAGTGAAGATTTACTTTTATCAGTTTCTTCAAAGATCGAGTCTTTTGAAAAAGATGTTGGTGAAAGGCTTGAGTATGTAACATTAAAGACAGAGGACTTTGAAAGTTCAATATTAGATAAGTATAAAGAATTAAGAGATATGTCATATAATAACAGTGAAGGAATTTTATCTGGGGTTAAGGACTTTATAGATAATCAGGCTGAAATAATTCACGATAAAGTCATTATAATGCTTAATGAGCTTAATGAAGGATTTTCGAATAGAGAGGAGTTAATTAAAGAAAAAATAGAAGAGCTTGATTATAGAGTTAAAGACTTTAAAGTTGAGTGTGAGGATGTTTTAAATAAAATTAGGTCAGATCTTGATGGATTTATTGAATCTAGGGTTCAGAAAGTGTCTGAAATTAAAATAGATAATCAAAAGCAAATAGATGATTTTTTAAATAGATTATCAGAAGATATTTTAAGCAAAAGGGATATACTTAATGGTGAGATAGATAGTAAGCTTAATGATTGGCAAGGTAAGTTGAGTGAAATATCTGTTAATGTTGAGAATGTATTATCATCAGGGAAGATTGATATAACTTCTATCGATTCTGAGATTACTTTAAAAATTGGTGAGCTTAAGACTACTTTTGAAAGTCTTGAGGGTTATTATCTTGAAAAAATAGATGAATTTAGAAATCAAGGAAATGTATATTCAGATGAGCTTCTGAAAAATATTATGAATCATTTTGATGCAGATACTAAGCAACTTGAGGAAAGTTTATCTAAGAAATTTGCTACAGTTTTAAAAAGATCAGAAGAGTTTGTTAAGGAAGTTGATAGTTTGCTTAATGATAAGAGGACAGATATTACTTCATTCCAGTCAAGTATTGATATTACTATTGATTCTTTGAACTCAAGATTTAATGATGTGGGTAGAGAAATTAATGAGAAATATAATAAAGTGATATCTGATTCTAGAGAATATTCAGAAATCCTCGCAAATAAATTAGAGAATGAGATAGGATATGATATTGAAAATTTAAATAGAAGACTTGCAGATAAAATAGATGTGCTTAGTAAAAATATGGATGAAAGTTTGGAAAGTTTTAAATCATCTTTTGATGTATCAAAGTATCAAGTTGAAAATTTTGAGATTAAGCTTAAGGACATAATAGAAGAAGAGGAATTAAGGATTGGTGCATTGCTTAAAGAAGTTGAGCAGCAGTATAGAATTAGGCGAGAAGAAGCAATTGATTATAGGAGAAATATAGATAATGATATTGCTCAATTAAGAGAGCACTTTGTAGAAGTAATTAATGAACTTAAGAATAATATTGAGGATAAATCTGATTTTTTAAATGATCTTTATAAAGAAAGATTCAAGATTATTGAGAATAATTTTGATGAGAGATATTTAGCATTTTTTATTGAGAGCGAAGGTGCTATTTCAAAAATTCGAGATGAAATATATAAGATACTTGCAGATAATGATGAGCATTTGAAGACAAAAATTTCTGATATGGAGCATCATTTTGAGATGATTGAGGAAAGGTCAAAAGAAATTTTGGAACTTGAAGAAGATCTAGGAAAGAGAATACAAGAAAATAATAGTAGAATATATCATCAATTTGATACCATTAAATCTGGCATTGAAGAGGAAATGAAAGCTCAATTTGATATGTGTATGATGAAAGCTACTGCTTCAATTGATGATGAGATTAAAAAGTATGAGCATGGAATTAATGAGAGGATATCTGCTCTTCAGTTAATTGAAAATAGTTTTGCAATGATAGAGAAAGATTTAAAGGCTAAGATTAGTGAATCTCATAGTGAGTTAGGCAAGATTCTAGATTTAAGATACAGTGATATTGAGGATAAGTATGATGAGAGACATTTACTAATAGAGAAAAAAATAGATGATAAGACTAATTCTATTGATGAGATGATTGCAGAGAAATATGCAGAACTTGAGGGTAAGTATGATGAGAGACATTTACTAATAGAGAAAAAAATAGATGATAAGACTAATTCTATTGATGAGATGATTGCAGAGAAATATGCAGAACTTGAGGGTAAGTATGATGAGAGACATTTACTAATAGAGAAAAAAATAGATGATAAGACTAATTCTATTGATGAGATGATTGCAGAGAAATATGCAGAACTTGAGGGTAAGTATGATGAGAGACATTTACTAATAGAGAAAAAAATAGATGATAAGACTAATTCTATTGATGAGATGATTGCAGAGAAATATGCAGAACTTGAGGGTAAGTATGATAAGAGGCATTTACTAATAGAGAAAAAAATGGATGATAGAACTAATTCTATTGATGAGATGATTGCAGAGAAATATGCAGAACTTGAGGGTAAGTATGATGAGAGACATTTACTAATAGAGAAAAAAATAGATGATAAGACTAATTCTATTGATGAGATGATTGCAAATAAATATGCAGAACTTGATAGTAAATATTTCAATATGCATCTTGATATGGAAAATAGATTAAATACATGTGTGTCTGAGCTGAGTGCAGAACTTTTTCATTCAAGTGAAAAGATGGACAGTGAGATTAAGGAGCAATTGAGGACTCTTGGTGAGCTTAAAGTAAATTTGAGTAATATTGAAGGAGATGTGTTAAAACTTAAGGAGGATTCTTATCACAATGTGTCATCCCATCTTAAACTTCTTGAAGAGGATTTTTGTGAAGATTTAAAGACAAGGAGCGAAAATCTAAAAACTTCTTTAGAGAAGTTTGTAACATTCTCAGAGCAAAGAATCGGGGATTTAGAAAAAGATATAATGAAGAGCTTAGAAGATAAAACTGTTCTTTTGCATAACTTTAAGATTGAAATTGATCGGGAACTTATGCTTAATAAAGAAAGTCTTTGCTCAGAATTTAATAAAGAGTTTGATATCAGAAAACAAGATGCAGAAAGTAAGATAATTTTAATGGAGACTGATGTTACCAATCGAATAGATGAGTTTATTAGATTGGTAGACAATCGTCAAAATAGTGTTGACTCTTGGTTTTTAAAAATTAAAGATGATATGACAAGTTGGCAAGAAAATACTTATAAAGATCTTGAAGAGCAAGCAGGCATTACAAAGCGGAATTTAATTGAAATTAAGAGTGATGTTTCTACTATTGAGAGTGGCTTAGAAATTGTTAGAGGCAGTGTTAAGCAAAGAGCAAAAGAAATTTTTGATCGTTTAAATGGAGATATTGAGGAATTTGAGAACAGGTCTTATCTTAACTTGAAAAATATTTCAGATAATGTTCAGGATAAAGTTTTAAATATTGAAACTTTCATGGATTCTAAGATTAGATCTATAGATGATAAGATAAGTTCGCTTGTAGAAGAGATTGCAACACAAGTGGAGATTAAATTTTTAAGTCAGCAGAAAGATATTGAAGATAAAATTATTGAGACTAATGAGAAATTAGAATATGAATTAAATCTAATGACTTCTAAGATTGATGAGGAAAAGCAAAAAATTTCAAGCAAATTTTTAAGTGATAAGGATAGTTTTGAATCTCAAGTGAAATTGATGCAGGATGATATTTGGAGGATTTCTGAAAAATTGAATACATATAGAGTGGATATTGAAAGAACGATTAGAGAAAATTATGATTCTTTTTCCAGTTCTGTTAAAGAGGAGTATGTTGCTTTTGAAAATGAAATTAAGAATAGTATGCATTATTCAGAAGAAGATATAAAATCTTTAAAAGATAGCTTGAGGGTTCAAGTTAATAGCATAGAGTCTGAGTTTAAGGATACATATAATCAAATGATTAAGGGTATTGATGAAAATATATCACAGCTTAAGTTAAAGGTGTTGAACTATGATAGTGATCTGAGTCATTTTATTGATGATATGAAGGATAATTTAATTGTATACAAGGCTGATTTGAGAGAAGAGCTTGATAGTCGCTATGCTACCATAAGTGCTAAGCTTGAGAATTTTAAAAAGCTTGAAATTGAACTTCATAGAAATAATGAGATTCTTAAAGAAGTTTATTATTTCAAAGATAACTTGGAAAAGTTACGGGAAAATTTAGCAAAAGAAATTAATCTTGTTCAAGTATATAAGGATAACTTTGAAGATATTAGTAGAGAAATTGAGGATATTAAAGGTAAATCATCAGATGTTGTTAAAGTATTTAATGATTTAAAGATGCATCAAATGGATATACAGGAAATTAAAAGAGATCTTGGTCAATTTCTTGAGTTTTATGCTTCCTTTAAAGAGAGATATAAGAAATTTACAGAATCTTATGATGAAATTCAAATTTACAAAACTAAGCTTAGGGAGATAAAGGAAGAGCAACATAGTATCCTTGACAATTATGATAGGATTAGTAATAAAGATAGTATATTAAAATCTACATTAGAATCTGTTGATAAAAATTTTGATTTAATAAGTGAAATAGAGGATAGAATGCAGGCCTTATTGAAGGAGAGTGCTGGGTTTCAGCAGAGTCTTGTTGATTTGAGAGATATTATGTCAGAACTGTTAATAAATAAAGATTTATCACAGGAAGTGCTAAATAATGTTCAAACTCTTAAAGAAATGGTAGGGGAGATTGAAAATAAATTAGAACATACTAGGGATATAAGAGAAAAGGTTGCTAAATCTGAGACGAGACTAGAAAATTTAAATATTGCTGCGGAGGAGAGAATTAAAACCCTTGGAATTCTTGTAAAAACAGAATCTAAGTATAAGGATAATGTTGGTCTTAATAATGAAACAGTCAGAGATTCTGTCATTAAACTTATGAGACAGGGTTGGAGTGTCTTGGAAATTTCAAGGGCTACTAAATTATCTGTTGGAGAGGTTGAGCTTATTTTGGAGCTTGGAATTAGTAATAAAAGTGATGATTAA
- a CDS encoding phenylalanine--tRNA ligase subunit alpha, with the protein MESKFDIIKTLHPLEMKVILNYEEGDEIFALRLSEDLFYNEGQSNKTIEWLVSKGILRETFRKINVSYRLTEKGFDALDNGSIEERIVNLVSRKTVLVANLSSELGVDVRDAGKAFGNLSKEGVLSLGLGKEIIVKDLKKRSNYKVVKELLAKARCCDLFEDNLSQDELLVIANYSKKKGASSVLFKVIEKLDLKFEFSKFGVEIRSELNKNNLTGGDEIVKLTPEMLKSKSYENKKFRAYNIHVSSNKTFIGRANPYSEYIASVKDNLVSLGFEEFDGPLVESEFFNNDALFMPQFHPARDLRDVYYIKEPNSLQSLPEPYFSNVKAVHENGYITGSRGWRYDFSKSISKRLVLRTQGTVLSAKQLINAKNPGKYFGIVRCFRYDQVDATHGTDFYQTEGIVLGNDVNVKTLLGLLEIFAKKLAGATEIKYVPAYFPFTEPSIEVHVKHPVLGWFELGGSGIFRPEVTKPFGIDVPVIAWGIGIDRMALMHLGLSDLRELFTHDIGDVVLRRGKINA; encoded by the coding sequence ATGGAAAGTAAATTTGATATAATAAAGACATTACATCCTCTTGAGATGAAGGTAATTTTAAATTATGAGGAGGGAGATGAAATTTTTGCCTTAAGGCTTTCTGAGGACTTATTTTATAATGAGGGGCAATCCAATAAAACAATTGAATGGCTTGTTTCTAAAGGTATTCTTAGGGAAACTTTTAGAAAGATTAATGTGTCTTATCGTCTAACTGAAAAAGGTTTTGATGCTTTAGATAATGGTTCGATTGAAGAGAGGATAGTTAATCTTGTATCTAGAAAAACAGTTTTAGTTGCCAATTTGTCTTCAGAATTAGGAGTTGATGTTAGGGATGCTGGCAAGGCATTTGGTAATTTATCTAAGGAGGGGGTTCTCTCTTTGGGATTGGGAAAAGAAATTATTGTTAAGGATTTGAAAAAGCGTTCTAATTATAAAGTAGTTAAAGAATTACTTGCAAAAGCTAGGTGCTGCGATCTTTTCGAAGATAATTTATCCCAAGATGAATTATTAGTTATTGCTAATTATTCTAAGAAGAAGGGTGCTAGCAGTGTATTATTTAAGGTAATAGAAAAACTAGACTTAAAATTTGAATTTTCTAAGTTTGGGGTGGAGATAAGATCTGAACTTAATAAAAATAATCTAACAGGTGGTGATGAGATTGTAAAGTTGACCCCTGAGATGTTAAAAAGTAAATCTTATGAGAATAAAAAATTTAGAGCTTATAATATTCACGTTTCGTCGAATAAGACCTTTATTGGGCGTGCCAATCCTTATTCAGAGTATATTGCTAGCGTTAAGGATAATCTTGTAAGTCTTGGTTTTGAGGAATTTGATGGGCCTTTGGTAGAAAGTGAATTTTTTAATAATGATGCTCTTTTCATGCCTCAATTTCATCCTGCACGAGATTTAAGGGATGTTTATTATATAAAGGAACCAAATTCATTACAATCTTTGCCAGAGCCTTATTTTTCTAATGTTAAGGCTGTTCATGAAAATGGTTACATTACAGGTTCAAGAGGTTGGAGATATGATTTTAGCAAAAGTATTTCGAAAAGGTTGGTACTTAGAACTCAAGGTACAGTGCTATCAGCAAAGCAATTAATTAATGCAAAAAATCCTGGTAAATATTTTGGAATTGTTAGATGTTTTCGATATGATCAAGTTGATGCTACTCATGGCACTGATTTTTATCAAACAGAAGGAATTGTTCTTGGGAATGATGTCAATGTTAAAACTTTACTAGGGCTTCTTGAAATTTTTGCCAAAAAACTGGCTGGTGCTACCGAGATCAAGTATGTTCCTGCTTATTTTCCATTTACAGAGCCTTCAATTGAGGTTCATGTGAAGCATCCTGTTCTTGGTTGGTTTGAGTTAGGTGGGAGTGGTATTTTTAGACCAGAAGTTACAAAACCCTTTGGAATTGATGTTCCCGTTATTGCTTGGGGTATTGGTATTGATAGAATGGCTTTAATGCATTTAGGTTTAAGTGATTTAAGGGAGCTTTTTACCCATGATATTGGTGATGTTGTGTTGAGGCGAGGGAAAATAAATGCCTAA
- the pheT gene encoding phenylalanine--tRNA ligase subunit beta, with translation MPKIEIYKSILLEKMGKDLTTFELESILEMSKAEICEFNTSNDKIKIEFNDTNRPDLWSCVGLVRQMKIHLFGKIPSFGFFSMADNLQKFYGEILVSPEVFSIRPFIFGFLAKGMICDEKMLETLIQLQEKLCNNYGQKRKRVAMGIYSLTSIRFPLRYIACGSEYKFIPLGMDTEMSISEINKEHPKGIEYASILKDFDQYPLLLDCKDKVLSYPPVINSHDIGALKLGDTNLFIEVTGTDIEATLLSLSVVSCDLHDMGFEILPIKTVFPEETLFGKEIVCPYYFQNTVDVNVDSVNRMFGSNLTINDMCLELKKLGISAFLKEQDKFYIVPPVYRNDFLHEVDVIEEIMIGKGLGSFKPELPKSFTLGRLSQVEEFSRKIRDLMIGMGFQEMIYNYLGSRRDFIEKMNIEGNELLSVANPMTESYEYIRASIVPDLLKSESISSNFPYPHKIFEIGKVALKDLNSVDGTITYDNLAFLMADRDFSFNEINSLVSSLFYYLNIEVKLRESNRTLYIDGRGADIFINDTIIGNFGEVSPYILSNFGIMVPCCALEINLNKFLN, from the coding sequence ATGCCTAAGATTGAAATTTATAAAAGTATTTTATTAGAAAAAATGGGAAAAGATTTGACAACTTTTGAGCTTGAGTCTATCCTTGAAATGTCAAAAGCTGAAATTTGTGAATTTAATACGTCGAATGATAAAATAAAAATTGAATTTAATGACACAAATAGACCAGATTTGTGGTCTTGTGTAGGGCTTGTGCGTCAAATGAAGATACACCTTTTTGGTAAAATACCTTCGTTTGGATTTTTCTCAATGGCAGATAATTTGCAGAAATTTTACGGTGAAATTTTGGTTAGTCCTGAAGTATTTAGTATTAGGCCTTTTATTTTTGGGTTTTTGGCAAAAGGAATGATTTGTGATGAAAAAATGCTTGAAACTTTAATTCAGTTGCAGGAAAAGCTTTGTAATAACTATGGACAAAAACGTAAAAGAGTTGCAATGGGAATTTACTCATTAACTTCTATTAGATTTCCGTTAAGGTATATTGCTTGTGGCTCTGAGTATAAATTTATTCCTCTAGGTATGGATACTGAAATGTCTATTTCAGAGATCAATAAGGAACATCCTAAGGGAATAGAGTATGCATCAATTCTTAAAGATTTTGATCAATATCCTTTATTGTTAGATTGTAAGGATAAGGTTCTTTCTTATCCGCCAGTGATCAATTCTCATGATATTGGAGCTTTAAAATTAGGTGATACCAATTTATTTATTGAAGTTACAGGAACTGATATAGAAGCTACTTTATTGTCTTTATCAGTTGTTTCTTGCGATTTGCATGATATGGGTTTTGAGATTTTACCAATAAAGACCGTTTTTCCTGAGGAGACTCTATTTGGAAAAGAAATAGTTTGTCCTTATTATTTTCAAAATACTGTAGATGTTAATGTTGATAGTGTTAATAGGATGTTTGGTAGTAATTTAACAATAAATGATATGTGTCTTGAATTAAAAAAATTAGGAATATCTGCTTTTTTGAAGGAACAAGATAAGTTTTATATTGTTCCTCCTGTTTATAGGAATGATTTTCTTCATGAAGTGGATGTTATTGAGGAAATAATGATAGGCAAGGGACTGGGTAGTTTTAAGCCAGAGCTTCCAAAAAGTTTTACTTTAGGAAGATTAAGTCAAGTAGAAGAGTTTTCAAGAAAGATTAGAGATTTAATGATTGGAATGGGATTTCAGGAGATGATTTATAATTATCTGGGGTCTAGGAGAGATTTTATTGAGAAGATGAATATTGAGGGTAATGAACTTTTAAGTGTTGCTAATCCAATGACAGAGAGTTATGAGTATATTAGGGCCTCAATAGTACCTGATTTGCTTAAATCTGAGAGTATTAGTTCCAATTTCCCTTATCCGCATAAGATTTTTGAGATCGGTAAGGTAGCTTTAAAAGACTTAAATAGTGTTGATGGCACTATTACTTATGATAATTTGGCTTTTTTAATGGCTGATAGAGATTTTTCATTTAATGAGATTAATTCTTTAGTTTCGTCTCTTTTTTATTATTTGAATATTGAAGTTAAATTAAGAGAATCAAATAGAACTCTTTATATAGACGGTAGAGGTGCTGATATTTTCATTAATGATACTATTATAGGTAATTTTGGTGAAGTGTCACCTTACATATTGAGCAATTTTGGAATTATGGTCCCATGTTGTGCTTTAGAGATTAATCTTAATAAGTTTTTAAATTAA
- the trxB gene encoding thioredoxin-disulfide reductase, with protein MLEFESLDIKKSNKKIIRTELNSVKDVIIVGSGPAGITAGIYAVMSGYKTVILEGPEPGGQLTTTTEVYNYPGFKNGVSGRELMSNMRDQVINLGATTYLETVSAIEKRNNIFYLFTDNYIYKSKAVIIAVGSVPKKLDTLKNSDLFWNKGISVCAICDGHLFKGKTVAVLGGGNTAISEAIYLSKLLEKVYVIVRKDYLKAIAMLKEDVKKLYNVEILYNCDAIEVNGNNFVSSIQIVNNKDNSVFKLSIDGVFIAIGYKPNTEFLKGFLELDEDGYILTQDLVKTSVEGVFSCGDVSNKFYAQAITAAAEGFLASVELRNFLQ; from the coding sequence ATGTTAGAGTTTGAATCGCTGGATATAAAAAAGAGTAATAAAAAGATTATAAGAACGGAGCTAAATTCTGTTAAGGATGTAATCATTGTTGGTTCAGGACCTGCGGGGATTACGGCTGGAATCTATGCTGTTATGAGTGGATATAAGACAGTTATTTTAGAAGGTCCTGAACCTGGAGGGCAGCTTACAACAACTACAGAAGTATATAATTATCCAGGCTTTAAAAATGGTGTGAGTGGAAGAGAATTAATGTCAAATATGAGAGATCAAGTTATAAATTTAGGTGCTACCACTTATCTTGAGACTGTAAGTGCCATAGAGAAGAGGAATAATATTTTTTATCTCTTTACTGATAATTATATTTATAAAAGCAAGGCTGTTATTATTGCAGTGGGATCAGTACCTAAAAAGTTGGATACTCTTAAGAATTCGGATTTATTTTGGAATAAAGGTATTTCTGTGTGTGCGATCTGTGATGGCCATCTTTTTAAAGGAAAAACTGTTGCAGTGCTCGGTGGAGGCAATACGGCAATCTCGGAAGCTATTTATTTAAGTAAGTTATTAGAAAAAGTATATGTTATTGTGAGAAAGGATTATTTGAAAGCCATTGCTATGCTAAAGGAAGATGTCAAAAAGTTATATAATGTTGAAATTTTATATAACTGTGATGCAATAGAAGTTAATGGAAATAATTTTGTATCTAGTATTCAGATTGTAAATAATAAAGATAATTCTGTTTTTAAGTTAAGCATAGATGGAGTATTTATTGCTATTGGTTATAAGCCAAATACAGAATTTTTAAAGGGATTTTTAGAATTGGATGAAGATGGATATATCTTAACTCAAGATCTTGTTAAGACTAGTGTTGAGGGTGTATTTTCTTGTGGTGATGTTAGTAATAAGTTTTATGCTCAGGCTAT